In the genome of Candidatus Pristimantibacillus lignocellulolyticus, the window GCGAACACACTTCATTCAGGAAGTGACGGTCATGGCTGACTACAATTACAGTTCCTTCATAGTCTCCTAGGAAGTTTTCTAACCAACGAATAGATTCAATGTCAAGGTGGTTGGTAGGCTCATCCAGCAACAGAATATTAGGTGAACCAAATAGTGCTTGTGCAAGCAATACGCGAACTTTTTCACTACCATCAAGTTCAGCCATTTGCTTGTAGTGACTATCTGGACCAATACCTAGACCATTCAACATTTCAGCAGCTTCAGATTCAGCTTCCCAGCCGTTCATATCAGCAAATTCTGCTTCTAATTCTCCAGCACGCATGCCATCTTCATCAGTAAAATCAGCCTTAGCATACAATGTATCTTTTTCTTTCATTACATCGTAAAGCTTTTTATGACCCATAATAACTGTTTCAAGCACTTGGAATTCATCATATGCATAATGGTTCTGACTCAATACTGCAAGGCGTTCACCTGGTGTAATGTGAACATCACCTGATGTCTGTTCTACTTCACCAGAAAGTATTTTAAGGAAAGTTGATTTACCTGCACCGTTAGCGCCGATAAGACCATAACAGTTACCAGGAGTGAATTTAATACTAACATCTTCAAAGAGCGCACGCTTACCAAATCGTAGCGTGATGCCACTTGTACTAATCATTACGTAATCCCGTCCTTCATTATCATTCTCGTTATCTCAGACTATTATAGCATAGTCTCAACTGTAAAAACGCCGTTTTCCATGAATTTTCTTATTCATTGTTCATAATTTACGGAAATCGCTTTATTAATACGTCTATATTTTGATATTGTATAAATAACTGATACTCTTAAAGTGGAGATGCGGGTGTCGCTACAATAACCAATTGCTGTTCCAATCGGAGTCCGCTCCGAAAACTAATTGCTGTTCCAATCGCAAGTTGTCCTCGGATTTATTGGAATTAGCAATAGTGGTATAAATCCGAGGACAAAAACGACCGCTATCGCTTTTCCACTAGCAATTAGTTTTCTCCGCTTCAGTATATATGAGTAAGTTTTAAAATAATTTAACTTTTCATTCTGGTGAAGTTACACTCGGAAGTTAATGAAAAGTTTTAGGAGGAATAATTATGAAGTTGTTGTCCATTGAACCTACACCTAGTCCGAATTCTATGAAGTTGAACTTGGATGAATCACTACCTAGAGGTCGCAGACTTACTTATTCGACCAAAGAAGCAAATGAACTGTCTGAACCATATCGTAGTCTTCTAATGATTAAAGGAGTAAGAAGCTTATTTCATACAGTTGACTTTATTGCACTTGATCGCAAACCTGGAGCTGATTGGGCCGCTATCCTTGCTGAAGCTAGAAATATTCTACAAGCTGAGCAAGATCTAGGTGCAGCCATCGCTCAAGGTTCAACAGGTTTTGGAGAAGCACAAGTGCTTGTACAAATGTTCCGTGGGATCCCTATTCAAGTACGAGTTCGTACTGTCGATGGAGAAGTTCGTTCTGCTGTACCACAAAAATTCATGGATGCTGTTACGGAAGCTGCTGGATCGTCAATGATTCGTGAGCGGAAACTTGAAGAATTTGGTGTTCGTTATGGTGCACCTGAAGATATCGCTACTGAAATTGTTCAGGAACTTGAAGCTAGCTACACAAGTGAACGACTTCAAAGCCTTATAGAAGCTTCTCTTGCTATTGGTAGTGGCGATGACACTCCAATAGAGGTTGTAAGACCTTTACCACTCACTGGAGTAGAAGTATTAGAACAGTTACTTGAAGAAGAGTGGCAAGTACGCTATGCCGCCTTTGAACGTTATGTAATAGATGAAGATGCAGTCGAAGTGTTACAAAAAGCATTAGCAGATAGTAATGCTTCGATAAGAAGACATGCTGTTATATTACTTGGTGATCTAAAAACAGAAGAAGCGATGTCCTTGTTATACAAAGCACTGGCTGACAGTTCTCCATCTGTTCGTAGAACTGCTGGAGATACATTGTCTGACCTAGGTGATGTTGGTGCGATAGAGCCGATGATCGTCGCTTTAGCTGACAAAAACAAACTTGTTCGTTGGCGCGCAGCCCGCTTCTTATACGAAGTTGGAGATGAACGAGCATTGGATGCATTACAAGTAGCGGCCAATGATCCAGAATTTGAAATTCAATTGCAAGCTAAGATCGCAATTGAACGTATAGAGCGCGGAGAAGAAGCAGCTGGATCAGTATGGCAGCAAATGACTGCTGCAAGACAAAAAGAACAACAGTAAAAACTATAAGGATTTTGCCCATATATATATAAAGATCGACTACGTATAAATCGTTAGTCGATCTTTTTCGTTAACTTTAACTGATATCGTTTGAGGCGAATTACAGATTCACATACTATCGTCGATCAATTATTTATATTCAATCGTAATAGTGACAAGTAAATCTCCAACTTTGTTCCATTCTTGATAACTTATCCGGTA includes:
- a CDS encoding virulence factor; translated protein: MKLLSIEPTPSPNSMKLNLDESLPRGRRLTYSTKEANELSEPYRSLLMIKGVRSLFHTVDFIALDRKPGADWAAILAEARNILQAEQDLGAAIAQGSTGFGEAQVLVQMFRGIPIQVRVRTVDGEVRSAVPQKFMDAVTEAAGSSMIRERKLEEFGVRYGAPEDIATEIVQELEASYTSERLQSLIEASLAIGSGDDTPIEVVRPLPLTGVEVLEQLLEEEWQVRYAAFERYVIDEDAVEVLQKALADSNASIRRHAVILLGDLKTEEAMSLLYKALADSSPSVRRTAGDTLSDLGDVGAIEPMIVALADKNKLVRWRAARFLYEVGDERALDALQVAANDPEFEIQLQAKIAIERIERGEEAAGSVWQQMTAARQKEQQ